A DNA window from Plasmodium cynomolgi strain B DNA, scaffold: 0641, whole genome shotgun sequence contains the following coding sequences:
- a CDS encoding hypothetical protein (putative), producing the protein FFDKTIIKSDKKLPSEQRNIDIIRGIKFGELLQYIGAKKENEIILWLNNHERKLNEHLKIKHNDLETQEGVQY; encoded by the coding sequence taaaagtgataaaaaactTCCATCAGAACAACGTAATATCGACATAATAAGGGGAATTAAATTTGGAGAACTTTTACAATATATAGGAGCTAAAAAAGagaatgaaattattttatggcTAAATAATCATGAGAGAAAATTGAatgaacatttaaaaataaaacataatgaTTTGGAAACACAAGAAGGTGTTCAATAC